Proteins co-encoded in one Prescottella sp. R16 genomic window:
- a CDS encoding transglycosylase domain-containing protein yields the protein MNSTSSAPPHTPSRPRRRRILRVLALVVIVPMILLGMAYVLADVPSPDEMRPNQVATLFASDGSTVVTTVIPPEGNRTEVPLDAVPGHVRNAVLSAEDREFYSNPGYSISGFLRAGRDNLLGRESAGGGSTITQQYVKNALVGTDRNVIRKARELVVSAKMARQWSKDEILAAYLNTIYFGRGAYGIAAASHAFFGKSVDRLTLPEGVVLAAVIQSPSALDPDTNRDGLTARWNYVLDGMVEMGVLAAAERADIEFPDVLPAVPPDVTPGPEGLIRTQVVRELEASGISEQDLNTGGLQITTTIDAKAQQAAVDAVRRTLGGQPDELRTAVVSIDPRSGAVRAYYGGTEGAGYDFAQAGLQTGSSFKVFGAVAALENKIPLSTPFSSAPLTVGGLTIRNVEGETCGTCSLSEALKRSLNTSYYRLTLSMEDGAQKIADAAHQAGIPTRIPGLDHDTLTQNGGPPETGIVLGQYQTRPIDMASAYGTLAASGTFHPPYFVQKVVDADGRVLLDRQPSEGEKRIDPAIADSVTQAMTPIAAYSRGHGLAGGRVSAAKTGTAQLGDTGKNKDAWMVGYTPSLSTAVWVGTADGKAIENSWGGLIYGSGLPSDIWKETMDGALAGTGNEQFAAPEGSPAPAPTTTSSGGGGQYTQEQYSEPAPTRQRSVQTYTEEPDWSPPVSTGPPAAVQANPVPQQIEPPQLPALPPPPQLPAPPPPPAPPAPGIEILPGITIPLPR from the coding sequence GTGAACTCCACGAGCAGCGCGCCACCGCACACACCTTCACGACCGCGCCGACGCCGGATTCTGCGTGTTCTCGCGCTCGTCGTGATCGTCCCGATGATCCTGCTCGGCATGGCGTACGTACTCGCCGACGTCCCGAGTCCCGACGAGATGCGGCCCAACCAGGTGGCGACGCTTTTCGCGTCCGACGGGTCGACGGTGGTGACGACGGTGATTCCGCCGGAGGGCAATCGGACGGAGGTGCCGCTCGACGCGGTGCCCGGTCATGTCCGGAATGCGGTGCTGTCGGCGGAGGACCGCGAGTTCTACTCCAATCCGGGGTATTCGATCTCCGGGTTCCTGCGTGCCGGACGCGACAATCTGCTGGGCCGGGAGAGCGCGGGCGGCGGGTCGACGATCACGCAGCAGTATGTGAAGAACGCGCTCGTGGGCACCGACCGCAATGTGATCCGCAAGGCACGCGAGCTGGTGGTGTCGGCGAAGATGGCGCGGCAGTGGTCGAAGGACGAGATCCTGGCCGCCTACCTCAACACGATCTATTTCGGACGTGGTGCGTACGGTATCGCCGCCGCGTCGCACGCGTTCTTCGGCAAGTCCGTCGACCGATTGACGCTCCCCGAGGGTGTGGTGCTGGCGGCGGTGATCCAGTCGCCGTCCGCACTGGATCCGGACACGAACCGGGACGGGCTGACGGCCCGCTGGAACTATGTGCTCGACGGCATGGTCGAGATGGGGGTACTGGCGGCCGCGGAACGGGCCGATATCGAGTTCCCGGACGTGTTGCCGGCGGTGCCGCCCGACGTCACACCCGGTCCGGAGGGGTTGATCCGCACCCAGGTGGTGCGGGAACTCGAGGCGTCCGGGATCAGCGAGCAGGATCTGAACACCGGCGGCCTGCAGATCACCACGACGATCGACGCGAAGGCACAGCAGGCGGCGGTGGACGCGGTCCGGCGCACCCTCGGCGGTCAGCCCGACGAACTGCGCACGGCGGTCGTCTCGATCGATCCGCGGTCCGGTGCGGTGCGCGCCTACTACGGCGGGACGGAGGGCGCCGGCTACGACTTCGCGCAGGCCGGCCTGCAGACGGGGTCGTCGTTCAAGGTGTTCGGGGCGGTGGCGGCGTTGGAGAACAAGATTCCGTTGTCGACGCCGTTCAGCAGTGCGCCGCTCACGGTCGGTGGTCTGACGATCAGGAACGTCGAGGGTGAAACCTGCGGCACGTGCAGTCTGTCCGAGGCGCTCAAACGGTCGCTCAACACCAGTTACTACCGGTTGACGCTGTCGATGGAGGACGGCGCGCAGAAGATCGCCGACGCCGCCCACCAGGCCGGTATCCCGACGCGGATTCCCGGCCTCGACCACGACACCCTCACCCAGAACGGCGGTCCGCCAGAGACGGGAATCGTGCTGGGCCAGTACCAGACCCGACCCATCGACATGGCGTCCGCGTACGGGACGCTCGCGGCGTCGGGCACGTTCCACCCGCCGTACTTCGTGCAGAAGGTGGTCGACGCCGACGGCCGGGTTCTGCTCGACCGGCAGCCGTCCGAGGGTGAGAAGCGGATCGATCCGGCGATCGCGGACTCGGTCACGCAGGCGATGACGCCGATCGCCGCCTACTCGCGCGGACACGGCCTCGCCGGTGGCCGGGTGTCGGCCGCGAAGACCGGGACCGCGCAGTTGGGTGACACCGGGAAGAACAAGGATGCGTGGATGGTCGGCTACACGCCGTCGCTGTCGACGGCGGTGTGGGTCGGTACCGCCGACGGGAAGGCCATCGAAAACAGTTGGGGCGGGCTGATCTACGGGTCGGGTCTGCCGTCGGACATCTGGAAGGAAACGATGGACGGCGCCCTCGCCGGGACCGGGAACGAGCAGTTCGCCGCACCGGAGGGAAGCCCGGCGCCGGCGCCCACCACCACGTCGTCCGGGGGCGGCGGGCAGTACACGCAGGAGCAGTACAGTGAGCCGGCGCCGACCCGGCAGCGGTCCGTGCAGACGTACACCGAGGAACCGGACTGGTCACCGCCTGTCTCGACCGGGCCACCGGCCGCCGTCCAAGCCAATCCTGTTCCACAGCAGATCGAACCGCCGCAACTGCCGGCGCTGCCACCCCCGCCTCAGCTGCCGGCACCCCCGCCCCCGCCGGCCCCACCGGCGCCGGGCATCGAGATCCTGCCCGGCATCACCATCCCGCTGCCGCGGTGA
- a CDS encoding carbohydrate ABC transporter permease — protein sequence MGRHSKPDEYDEPDAYDVHDAHAVTQTSSVPTATAVLTPPPDTDRATVLDKPRRRTDRGKAARTYLGVAIILIWGLAPFYWMVVTAFRRVDHTFDTTPWPTYVTLDNFRAALSTDKGNDFLGAIVNSLIIGVVTTAVGLLLGVFAAYALARIEFRGKFVVTGIVLGASMFPTVALMTPLFQLFGDFGWIGQYQALIIPNISFVLPLTIYTLTSFLSDLPWELEEAARIDGASRFQAFRLVILPLAAPALFTTAILAFIATWNEFMLSSLLSTESTEPVTVAIARFAGANSWEQPYAAIMAAGTLVTIPLVIMVLLFQRRIVSGLTAGGVKS from the coding sequence ATGGGACGCCACAGCAAGCCCGACGAGTACGACGAGCCCGACGCCTACGACGTCCACGACGCGCATGCGGTGACACAGACGTCGTCGGTGCCGACCGCGACCGCGGTCCTCACTCCCCCGCCGGACACCGACCGGGCCACCGTCCTCGACAAGCCGCGCCGGCGCACCGACCGCGGCAAGGCGGCCCGCACCTATCTCGGTGTCGCGATCATCCTGATCTGGGGTCTGGCGCCGTTCTACTGGATGGTCGTCACCGCATTCCGGCGCGTCGACCACACCTTCGACACGACACCGTGGCCGACGTACGTCACGCTCGACAACTTCCGGGCCGCCCTGTCCACGGACAAGGGCAACGACTTCCTCGGCGCCATCGTCAACAGCCTGATCATCGGTGTGGTGACGACGGCCGTCGGCCTGCTGCTCGGTGTGTTCGCCGCGTACGCGCTGGCCCGCATCGAGTTCCGCGGCAAGTTCGTCGTCACCGGCATCGTTCTGGGCGCGTCGATGTTCCCGACCGTCGCGCTCATGACGCCGCTGTTCCAACTGTTCGGCGACTTCGGCTGGATCGGCCAGTACCAGGCGCTGATCATCCCGAACATCTCGTTCGTGCTGCCGTTGACGATCTACACGCTCACCTCGTTCCTGTCGGATCTGCCGTGGGAACTCGAGGAGGCCGCCCGCATCGACGGTGCATCCCGGTTCCAGGCGTTCCGGCTGGTGATCCTGCCGCTGGCCGCGCCCGCCCTGTTCACCACCGCGATCCTCGCGTTCATCGCCACGTGGAACGAGTTCATGCTGTCGAGCCTGCTGTCGACGGAGAGCACCGAACCGGTCACCGTTGCGATCGCCCGGTTCGCGGGCGCGAACTCGTGGGAGCAGCCGTACGCGGCGATCATGGCGGCCGGCACGCTCGTCACCATCCCCCTGGTGATCATGGTGCTGCTGTTCCAGCGGCGCATCGTTTCGGGCCTGACCGCGGGCGGCGTGAAGAGCTGA
- a CDS encoding carbohydrate ABC transporter permease, whose amino-acid sequence MADSAELRRADEARAVVGVDDPDHGGRVSGPGPGTTRTGHDDESPTVAARRKRDFRPVWLIAPTMVILAVVIVYPVIRAVYLSFQANKGIDPDTGRFTDGGFAGFKHYLQWLVQDCGAGAGTCPPGTLSHDFWPALWVTLFFAVVTVAIEVLLGLWMATVMGKTFWGRSLLRASVLIPWAIPTAVTAKLWFFIFAENGIANRLMGTSIAWTTDPWASRFAVIIADVWKTTPFMALLILAGLQMIPQDVYEAAKVDGASAWQRFTKITLPLVKPALMVAVLFRTLDVLRMYDLPAILSGTSGATPNTTLSILVMADIRQGNFQSASALSTLIFLLIFAVAFVMVKFLGANAVRTQDEQRKGADH is encoded by the coding sequence ATGGCTGACTCTGCTGAGCTGCGGCGAGCAGACGAGGCCCGCGCCGTGGTCGGGGTCGACGATCCCGACCACGGCGGTCGCGTGTCCGGGCCCGGCCCCGGCACCACGCGGACGGGTCACGACGACGAATCCCCGACGGTCGCTGCGCGCCGTAAGCGCGACTTCCGGCCGGTCTGGCTGATCGCCCCGACGATGGTGATCCTGGCCGTCGTCATCGTGTACCCGGTGATCCGTGCCGTGTACCTGTCGTTCCAGGCGAACAAGGGCATCGATCCCGACACCGGCCGATTCACCGACGGTGGGTTCGCCGGATTCAAGCACTACCTGCAGTGGCTCGTGCAGGACTGCGGTGCCGGTGCGGGCACGTGCCCACCCGGCACCCTCTCCCACGACTTCTGGCCCGCGTTGTGGGTGACACTGTTCTTCGCCGTCGTCACCGTCGCGATCGAGGTGCTGCTCGGCCTGTGGATGGCCACCGTCATGGGCAAGACGTTCTGGGGCCGGTCGCTGCTGCGGGCGAGCGTGCTCATCCCGTGGGCCATCCCCACCGCGGTCACCGCGAAGCTGTGGTTCTTCATCTTCGCCGAGAACGGCATCGCGAACCGGCTGATGGGCACGTCCATCGCGTGGACCACCGACCCGTGGGCGTCGAGGTTCGCGGTCATCATCGCCGACGTGTGGAAGACGACACCGTTCATGGCGCTGCTCATCCTCGCGGGCCTGCAGATGATCCCGCAGGACGTGTACGAGGCCGCGAAGGTCGACGGCGCGAGCGCATGGCAGCGGTTCACGAAGATCACGCTGCCGCTGGTCAAACCCGCCCTCATGGTCGCGGTCCTGTTCCGCACCCTCGATGTGCTCCGCATGTACGACCTGCCCGCGATCCTGTCCGGCACATCCGGTGCCACCCCGAACACGACGCTGTCCATCCTGGTGATGGCCGACATCCGGCAGGGCAACTTCCAGAGCGCGTCCGCTCTGTCGACGCTGATCTTCCTACTGATCTTCGCGGTCGCGTTCGTCATGGTGAAGTTCCTCGGCGCCAACGCGGTGCGTACCCAGGACGAGCAGCGGAAGGGAGCGGATCACTGA
- a CDS encoding ABC transporter substrate-binding protein, translating to MRSFTTRSRVAVAASAVALLALAGCSSDNGGGGNTDDAVTQNLDGRGAISFAMGKTDTDKLQPVIAKWNATHPNEQVSLKELPGEANDQRTKLVQSLQAGNADYDVMALDLPWTAEFAANGWLQPLEGELAIDTEPLLPATVDSATYRGTLYAAPQNTNAQLLYYRTDLVPQAPADWNALSESCATEQVKTVPDCMVTQLKQYEGLVINTTQFINSWGGAVVGDDGKTPEVTSPEAKAGLQALVDAYQSGVIAKRSTGFTEEETNLAFVGGESAYAYNWPYMWDNAEKDGSKVQGKVAVAPIVGPNGPGASTVGGFNNGINVFSKNKATARDFVAFVQNEENQMSFADASFPPVLKSVYDDPALIAKYPYLPALKAALENAQPRPVTPYYEGVSKAIMDNASAALNGKVTVDQATSDMAAAITNATK from the coding sequence ATGCGTTCATTCACTACGCGTTCGCGGGTGGCGGTCGCGGCCTCGGCCGTCGCGCTGCTCGCGCTCGCCGGCTGCTCGAGCGACAACGGGGGCGGCGGTAACACCGACGACGCCGTCACACAGAACCTCGACGGCCGCGGCGCGATCTCCTTCGCGATGGGCAAGACCGACACCGACAAGCTGCAGCCGGTGATCGCCAAGTGGAACGCCACTCACCCCAACGAACAGGTCTCCCTCAAGGAGCTCCCGGGCGAGGCCAACGATCAGCGCACCAAGCTCGTGCAGTCGCTGCAGGCCGGCAACGCCGACTACGACGTGATGGCCCTGGACCTGCCGTGGACGGCAGAGTTCGCCGCGAACGGCTGGCTGCAGCCGCTCGAGGGTGAGCTGGCGATCGACACCGAGCCGCTGCTGCCGGCCACCGTCGACTCCGCGACCTACCGCGGCACGCTGTACGCGGCACCGCAGAACACCAACGCGCAGCTGCTGTACTACCGCACCGACCTGGTTCCGCAGGCGCCCGCCGACTGGAACGCGCTGAGCGAGAGCTGCGCCACCGAGCAGGTCAAGACGGTTCCGGACTGCATGGTCACGCAGCTCAAGCAGTACGAGGGCCTCGTCATCAACACCACCCAGTTCATCAACTCGTGGGGCGGTGCGGTCGTCGGCGACGACGGCAAGACCCCCGAGGTCACCTCGCCGGAGGCGAAGGCGGGCCTGCAGGCACTGGTCGACGCCTACCAGTCCGGCGTCATCGCGAAGCGCTCCACCGGGTTCACCGAGGAGGAGACCAACCTCGCGTTCGTCGGCGGCGAGTCCGCGTACGCCTACAACTGGCCGTACATGTGGGACAACGCGGAGAAGGACGGCTCGAAGGTGCAGGGCAAGGTTGCCGTCGCACCGATCGTCGGCCCGAACGGCCCCGGCGCCTCCACCGTCGGCGGCTTCAACAACGGCATCAACGTCTTCTCGAAGAACAAGGCGACCGCGCGGGACTTCGTCGCGTTCGTCCAGAACGAGGAGAACCAGATGTCGTTCGCGGACGCGTCGTTCCCGCCGGTCCTCAAGTCCGTCTACGACGACCCGGCCCTGATCGCCAAGTACCCGTACCTGCCGGCGCTGAAGGCGGCGCTCGAGAACGCGCAGCCGCGTCCGGTCACCCCGTACTACGAGGGTGTCTCGAAGGCGATCATGGACAACGCCAGCGCTGCCCTGAACGGCAAGGTCACCGTCGACCAGGCGACCAGCGACATGGCCGCGGCGATCACCAACGCCACCAAGTAA
- a CDS encoding ABC transporter ATP-binding protein — translation MASVTFDKTTCLFPGATTPAVDKLDLHIEDGEFLVLVGPSGCGKSTSLRMLAGLEEVYDGRILIGDRDVTGQEPKDRDIAMVFQNYALYPHMSVAENMGFALKLAKTPKDEIKRRVQEAAKMLDLEPYLDRKPKALSGGQRQRVAMGRAIVRSPQVFLMDEPLSNLDAKLRVQTRTQIAQLQRRLGTTTVYVTHDQVEAMTMGDRVAVLADGVLQQCAPPRELYNRPANQFVAGFMGSPSMNMLTLPVTDGGVVLGETIVPVSRETIAEIPEGQVVLGIRPEHLEPAPNGEGLPMDVDVVEELGADAFVYGRTSLGGPGEHPLVARVDWRNPPRPGEHITLRVDPESVHLFSVTDGRRLG, via the coding sequence ATGGCTTCGGTGACGTTCGACAAGACGACCTGCCTGTTTCCGGGCGCGACCACTCCTGCGGTGGACAAGCTGGACCTGCACATCGAGGACGGCGAGTTCCTCGTGCTGGTCGGCCCGTCGGGCTGCGGCAAGTCCACATCGCTGCGCATGCTCGCGGGCCTCGAAGAGGTGTACGACGGCCGCATCCTCATCGGTGACCGGGACGTCACCGGCCAGGAGCCGAAGGATCGGGACATCGCGATGGTGTTCCAGAACTATGCGCTGTACCCGCACATGTCGGTGGCCGAGAACATGGGGTTCGCTCTGAAACTCGCGAAGACACCGAAGGACGAGATCAAGCGCCGTGTGCAGGAGGCGGCGAAGATGCTCGACCTCGAGCCGTACCTGGATCGCAAACCCAAGGCACTCTCCGGCGGTCAGCGGCAGCGTGTGGCGATGGGCCGCGCGATCGTCCGTAGCCCGCAGGTGTTCCTCATGGACGAACCGCTGTCGAACCTCGACGCGAAGCTGCGCGTGCAGACCCGCACCCAGATCGCGCAGCTGCAGCGCCGGCTCGGCACCACCACCGTCTACGTCACCCACGACCAGGTCGAGGCCATGACGATGGGCGACCGGGTCGCGGTCCTCGCGGACGGCGTCCTGCAGCAGTGCGCGCCGCCGCGCGAGCTGTACAACCGGCCCGCCAACCAGTTCGTCGCCGGATTCATGGGGTCGCCGTCGATGAACATGCTGACGCTGCCCGTCACCGACGGCGGTGTCGTCCTCGGGGAGACGATCGTCCCGGTTTCCCGTGAAACCATCGCGGAGATTCCGGAGGGGCAGGTCGTCCTCGGTATCCGGCCCGAGCATCTCGAGCCAGCCCCCAACGGTGAAGGGCTGCCGATGGACGTCGACGTCGTGGAGGAACTCGGCGCCGACGCGTTCGTCTACGGCCGCACATCGCTGGGCGGCCCCGGGGAGCATCCGCTGGTCGCCCGCGTCGACTGGCGTAATCCCCCGCGCCCCGGCGAACACATCACGCTGCGTGTCGATCCGGAGTCGGTGCACTTGTTCTCCGTCACCGACGGCCGCCGGCTGGGATGA
- a CDS encoding nitroreductase family deazaflavin-dependent oxidoreductase: MRILERSTPPTGVKRLLFRLPITLYRWHLGPLLGHRFLYLEHVGRRSGKTRQVVLEVVNHDDTADGWVVAAGFGTKSDWYRNLEAHPRAHVQSGRRRADVDAELLDAAAGGELMARYGSEHRKLAIRLCRVMGFEVDGSADDFREAGRRIHFVRLRPVR, encoded by the coding sequence ATGCGGATCCTCGAGCGCTCGACCCCGCCGACCGGTGTGAAGCGTCTGCTGTTCCGGCTGCCGATCACCCTGTATCGATGGCATCTCGGGCCACTGCTGGGTCACCGGTTCCTGTATCTCGAGCATGTGGGCCGCCGTAGTGGCAAGACCCGGCAGGTGGTGCTCGAGGTCGTCAACCACGACGACACCGCCGACGGCTGGGTGGTTGCGGCCGGGTTCGGTACGAAATCGGACTGGTACCGGAATCTCGAGGCGCATCCCCGCGCGCACGTGCAGTCGGGGCGGCGCCGGGCGGACGTCGACGCCGAACTGCTCGATGCCGCGGCCGGGGGCGAGCTCATGGCCCGCTACGGCAGCGAGCACCGGAAGCTCGCGATCCGACTGTGCCGGGTGATGGGTTTCGAGGTGGACGGCAGCGCCGACGACTTCCGGGAGGCCGGACGCCGCATCCACTTCGTGCGGTTGCGGCCGGTGCGGTAG
- a CDS encoding LLM class F420-dependent oxidoreductase: MTRPVRIGIQLQPQHTPDYGMIRDAVLRAEDAGADVVFNWDHFYPLYGDQEGAHFECWTMLGAWAEQTERVEIGALVSCAGYRNPDLLADMARTVDHISGGRLILGIGAGWFEKDYDAYGYEFGTAGSRIKLLGEYLPRITNRLGTLNPAPTRHIPLLIGGSGEKKTLRLVAEYADVWHGFGDRDEFVRRSAILGEHCGDVQRDPHEIERSTWWHGPDQAAAYVDAGVTLFTVNSSGPDYDLTELREALAWRDEHTPPQLSGLA, encoded by the coding sequence ATGACCCGTCCCGTGCGTATCGGTATCCAGTTGCAGCCGCAGCACACCCCCGATTACGGCATGATCCGCGACGCCGTACTGCGCGCCGAGGACGCCGGCGCCGACGTCGTCTTCAACTGGGACCACTTCTATCCGCTGTACGGCGATCAGGAGGGCGCGCACTTCGAGTGCTGGACGATGTTGGGGGCGTGGGCCGAGCAGACGGAGCGTGTCGAGATCGGCGCGCTGGTGAGCTGCGCCGGTTACCGCAATCCGGACCTGCTGGCGGACATGGCTCGCACGGTCGACCACATCAGTGGCGGCCGGCTGATCCTGGGGATCGGTGCGGGCTGGTTCGAGAAGGACTACGACGCGTACGGCTACGAGTTCGGGACCGCGGGGTCGCGGATCAAGCTGCTGGGGGAGTATCTGCCGCGGATCACGAACCGGCTCGGCACGCTCAATCCTGCTCCGACACGGCATATTCCGTTGCTGATCGGGGGGAGCGGCGAGAAGAAGACGCTGCGTCTGGTCGCCGAGTACGCCGACGTCTGGCACGGGTTCGGTGATCGTGACGAGTTCGTCCGCAGGTCGGCGATCCTCGGCGAGCACTGCGGTGACGTGCAGCGCGACCCGCACGAGATCGAACGCTCCACCTGGTGGCACGGCCCCGATCAGGCGGCCGCGTACGTCGATGCCGGAGTCACCCTGTTCACCGTCAACTCGAGTGGCCCCGACTACGACCTGACCGAACTACGGGAAGCCCTCGCGTGGCGGGACGAGCACACGCCGCCGCAACTGTCCGGGCTCGCCTAG
- a CDS encoding ABC transporter substrate-binding protein/permease, with product MSATAAPRVRAVAVVFLLLAVLLAACSSSRTTAPTDLCSPPGVDSASALPANFDAASTAATEDRYTTADTVPLGDIDIGALGLVTPGVLTVGTLSDAPPSICVDSDNVFTGFDNDLLRAVAEKLGLRIQFVGTEFAGLLAQVAGHRFDVGSSSITTTSARRDLVGFTNGYDFGYFSLVVPNGSAIQGFPDLTASTRIGVVQGTVQDDYVVNTLGLDPVKFPDYNTAYANLKTGQIDAWVAPSQQAQGAIAPGDPASIVANTFSLENYVGWAVAKDRPALIDALNSGLDAVIADGTWARLYSDWVPREVPPGWKPGSKAAPAPALPDFAAIAAQQTPAEQTTAQPKSTLQQLRDTFFDWELYERAFPDLLRTGLPNTLILAVTSGVAGTVLGMLLAVAGISRTRWLRWPARVYTDVFRGLPAVVIILLVGLGVGPIVKGLTGNNPYWLGAAALSLLAAAYIGEIFRSGIQSVEPGQMEAARALGFSYRRSMVLVVVPQGVRRVLPALMNQFISLVKDSSLIYFLGLLVTQRELFAVGRDLNAQTGNLSPLVAAGLFYLALTIPLTHLVNYIDRRMRTGRPDTSGPLDDLEQAIVVERG from the coding sequence GTGTCCGCCACCGCCGCTCCCCGAGTCCGCGCGGTGGCGGTCGTGTTCCTCCTGCTGGCGGTCCTGCTGGCGGCCTGTTCGTCGTCGAGGACCACGGCACCCACCGACCTGTGCTCGCCGCCGGGGGTGGACAGCGCGTCGGCACTGCCCGCGAACTTCGACGCCGCGTCCACCGCCGCCACCGAGGACCGGTACACCACCGCGGACACGGTGCCGCTCGGCGACATCGACATCGGCGCGCTCGGTCTCGTCACGCCCGGTGTCCTGACCGTCGGGACGCTGTCGGACGCCCCGCCGAGCATCTGCGTCGACTCGGACAACGTCTTCACCGGCTTCGACAACGACCTGCTGCGCGCGGTCGCCGAGAAGCTGGGGTTGCGAATCCAGTTCGTGGGCACCGAGTTCGCGGGACTGCTCGCGCAGGTCGCCGGACACCGGTTCGACGTCGGATCGTCGTCGATCACCACCACCTCGGCGCGCCGCGACCTGGTCGGGTTCACCAACGGCTACGACTTCGGCTATTTCTCCCTCGTCGTCCCGAACGGCAGTGCGATCCAGGGGTTTCCGGATCTGACGGCGTCGACCCGGATCGGTGTGGTGCAGGGGACGGTGCAGGACGACTACGTCGTGAACACGCTCGGATTGGATCCGGTGAAGTTCCCGGACTACAACACCGCGTACGCGAACCTGAAGACCGGGCAGATCGACGCGTGGGTGGCGCCGTCGCAGCAGGCGCAGGGTGCGATCGCGCCGGGGGATCCGGCGTCGATCGTGGCGAACACGTTCAGCCTCGAGAACTATGTGGGCTGGGCCGTCGCGAAGGATCGTCCGGCGTTGATCGACGCCCTGAACTCCGGCCTCGACGCGGTGATCGCCGACGGGACGTGGGCGCGGCTGTACTCGGACTGGGTGCCGCGCGAGGTGCCGCCGGGATGGAAACCGGGCAGCAAGGCCGCACCGGCCCCCGCTCTGCCCGACTTCGCCGCCATCGCCGCGCAGCAGACCCCGGCGGAGCAGACCACGGCCCAGCCGAAGTCGACGCTGCAACAGTTGAGGGACACGTTCTTCGACTGGGAACTGTACGAGCGGGCGTTCCCGGATCTGCTGCGCACCGGGCTACCGAACACCCTGATCCTGGCCGTGACGTCCGGTGTCGCGGGCACGGTGCTGGGCATGCTGCTCGCTGTCGCCGGCATCTCCCGCACCCGCTGGCTGCGCTGGCCGGCCCGCGTCTACACCGACGTCTTCCGGGGTCTGCCCGCCGTCGTGATCATCCTGCTCGTCGGGCTCGGGGTGGGACCGATCGTCAAGGGGCTCACCGGCAACAACCCGTACTGGCTGGGTGCGGCGGCACTGTCACTGCTCGCGGCCGCCTACATCGGTGAGATCTTCCGCTCCGGTATCCAGAGCGTCGAGCCCGGGCAGATGGAAGCCGCCCGGGCGCTGGGCTTCTCGTATCGGCGGTCGATGGTGCTCGTCGTCGTTCCGCAGGGGGTGCGCCGTGTGCTGCCGGCCCTGATGAACCAGTTCATCTCGCTCGTGAAGGACTCGTCGCTGATCTACTTCCTGGGGTTGCTGGTGACGCAGCGCGAACTGTTCGCTGTCGGCCGCGACCTCAACGCACAGACCGGGAACCTGTCACCGCTCGTCGCGGCCGGACTGTTCTATCTGGCGCTGACGATCCCGCTCACCCATCTGGTCAACTACATCGACCGGCGGATGCGCACCGGCCGCCCGGACACCTCCGGGCCGCTCGACGACCTCGAGCAGGCGATCGTCGTGGAGAGGGGCTGA
- a CDS encoding amino acid ABC transporter ATP-binding protein, producing MTESVSLTGTGLHLAFGSNRVLRGVDLHVDAGKTVTVIGPSGSGKSTLLRVLNRLHEPDAGDVLLDGRSVLRDDPDVLRQRIGMVFQHFNLFPHRTVADNIALGPRKLKKLSKDAARAVALEQLDLVGLAHKADARPSTLSGGQQQRVAIARALAMAPQVMFFDEATSALDPELVKGVLALMADLARGGMTMVVVTHEMGFARSVSDTVVFMDRGVVVEAGEPGQVFDDPRTERLQTFLSDVL from the coding sequence ATGACCGAGTCGGTGTCCCTCACCGGAACCGGACTGCACCTCGCGTTCGGATCGAACCGGGTGCTGCGCGGCGTGGATCTGCACGTCGACGCCGGCAAGACCGTCACCGTGATCGGGCCGTCCGGTTCCGGGAAGTCGACGCTGCTGCGCGTCCTCAACCGGCTGCACGAGCCCGACGCCGGCGACGTCCTACTCGACGGCCGGTCGGTGCTGCGCGACGACCCCGACGTGCTGCGGCAGCGGATCGGGATGGTGTTCCAGCATTTCAACCTGTTCCCGCACCGCACGGTCGCCGACAACATCGCGCTCGGGCCCCGCAAACTGAAGAAGCTGTCGAAGGATGCGGCCCGGGCGGTCGCACTCGAACAGCTCGACCTCGTCGGCCTGGCCCACAAGGCCGACGCCCGCCCGTCGACGCTGTCGGGCGGGCAGCAGCAGCGGGTCGCGATCGCTCGCGCCCTGGCGATGGCGCCGCAGGTGATGTTCTTCGACGAGGCGACGTCGGCGCTCGATCCCGAACTCGTCAAGGGGGTGCTGGCGCTCATGGCCGATCTGGCCCGGGGCGGTATGACGATGGTCGTGGTCACCCACGAGATGGGTTTCGCGCGGTCCGTGTCCGACACGGTCGTGTTCATGGATCGCGGTGTCGTCGTCGAGGCGGGTGAGCCGGGGCAGGTGTTCGACGACCCGCGCACCGAGCGGCTGCAGACGTTCCTGTCCGACGTGCTCTGA